In Anaeromyxobacter diazotrophicus, a genomic segment contains:
- a CDS encoding DMT family transporter, translating into MLDSPVNQANARPLPAPPAGASDSHPGPPRGRALGIVYVVASGLCFGSMPLFARLAARDGVDTPTLLLLRFSAAAAVMWALAAWKRAAIPRGRALATLVAMGAVGYAGQAFCYFTALELASAGLVALLLYLYPALVALLARAVFHHPLTKAQLGAVALALAGSVLTVGRPGPGTSLGVAFGLAAAFIYSGYILAGSRLPRSVTPTASTAVVTTAAAMVYGAAVATRGAHLPATSAGWVGVAGIALVGTVLAIGFFLAGLERVGPVRASVYSAVEPVFTLLLAAAFLGEAATALRLAGGALIVGAVVLLARADGR; encoded by the coding sequence ATGCTGGACTCGCCCGTGAACCAGGCCAACGCTCGCCCGCTCCCCGCACCGCCCGCCGGTGCCTCGGACTCCCATCCGGGGCCTCCGCGCGGCCGCGCGCTCGGCATCGTCTACGTGGTCGCCTCGGGGCTCTGCTTCGGCAGCATGCCGCTCTTCGCGCGCCTCGCGGCGCGGGACGGCGTGGACACGCCCACGCTCCTCCTCCTGCGCTTCTCCGCCGCGGCGGCGGTCATGTGGGCGCTCGCCGCCTGGAAGCGCGCCGCGATCCCGCGCGGCCGCGCCCTCGCCACCCTCGTGGCCATGGGCGCGGTGGGCTACGCCGGGCAGGCGTTCTGCTACTTCACCGCGCTCGAGCTCGCCTCCGCCGGGCTGGTGGCGCTGCTCCTCTACCTCTACCCGGCGCTGGTGGCGCTGCTCGCCCGCGCCGTCTTCCACCACCCGCTCACGAAGGCGCAGCTCGGCGCGGTGGCGCTGGCGCTCGCGGGCAGCGTCCTCACCGTGGGGCGGCCGGGGCCGGGCACCTCCCTCGGGGTCGCCTTCGGCCTCGCCGCGGCCTTCATCTACTCCGGGTACATCCTGGCCGGGAGCCGCCTGCCGCGCTCGGTGACGCCCACCGCCTCGACCGCGGTGGTGACCACCGCCGCCGCGATGGTCTACGGCGCGGCGGTGGCGACGCGCGGCGCGCACCTTCCGGCCACGTCCGCGGGCTGGGTGGGGGTGGCCGGCATCGCGCTCGTGGGGACGGTGCTCGCCATCGGCTTCTTCCTGGCCGGGCTGGAGCGGGTGGGGCCGGTGCGCGCGTCGGTGTACTCGGCGGTCGAGCCGGTCTTCACGCTGCTGCTCGCCGCCGCCTTCCTGGGCGAGGCGGCCACCGCGCTCCGGCTCGCGGGGGGTGCGCTCATCGTCGGCGCGGTGGTGCTCCTGGCGCGCGCCGACGGGCGGTAG
- a CDS encoding 2-oxoacid:acceptor oxidoreductase family protein, producing MAVILCGVTGQPVVETSRLLAEAALVAGLDVSLSEAPAPACGQGGVLVHVRMGDEVRSAVAPEGSAEVLVGFEPLEALRAAALLAPGAFVALNEHPAPTWRMRAGLEPPPRDAAARLEARPARVVGVRAEALVRRVDGAPLYGLALLGLASPLLPVPRAAFEAALARGGPPDLEARRHAFARGVRLFEALPRRLAARDGAVR from the coding sequence ATGGCCGTCATCCTGTGCGGGGTGACCGGCCAGCCGGTGGTGGAGACGTCGCGGCTCCTGGCCGAGGCGGCGCTCGTGGCCGGGCTCGACGTGAGCCTCTCCGAGGCCCCGGCCCCCGCCTGCGGGCAGGGCGGGGTGCTGGTACACGTCCGCATGGGCGACGAGGTCCGCTCGGCGGTGGCGCCGGAGGGCAGCGCCGAGGTCCTCGTCGGCTTCGAGCCGCTCGAGGCGCTGCGGGCGGCGGCGCTCCTGGCGCCGGGCGCCTTCGTGGCGCTGAACGAGCACCCCGCGCCCACCTGGCGCATGCGGGCCGGCCTCGAGCCCCCGCCGCGCGACGCCGCGGCGCGGCTCGAGGCGCGGCCGGCGCGGGTGGTGGGGGTGCGGGCCGAGGCGCTGGTGCGGCGGGTGGACGGGGCGCCGCTCTACGGGCTCGCGCTCCTCGGGCTCGCGTCCCCGCTCCTGCCGGTGCCGCGCGCCGCCTTCGAGGCCGCGCTCGCCCGGGGCGGGCCGCCGGACCTCGAGGCGCGGCGCCACGCGTTCGCGCGCGGCGTCCGGCTCTTCGAGGCGCTGCCGCGCCGGCTCGCGGCGCGCGACGGGGCGGTGCGGTAG
- the buk gene encoding butyrate kinase, which translates to MSAPAAEPLVLAVNPGAGSTKLALFRGEHELVETTLRHAEEELRRFARVGDELPWRLAAARGWLAGQALRPGALAAVVGRGGLFKPVASGTYLVDEAMLAEAARAARGEHAANLGAPLSHALAAEHGCPAFVVDPVSVDELAPVARYSGLAGIERTSLCHALNMRAVARRHAAAGGRRLEELRLVVAHLGTGASLCALEGGRMVDVVNPMDEGPFSGDRAGGLPATALLALASAPGADLAALRRRLFGDGGLFSYLGTRDVREAAARAAAGDARAGEVLAAMAYQLAKAIGEMAVALAGRVDAVLLTGGAARCEPLVEAVRARAAFVAPVITYPGEDELRALAEAARRALTGEEPARRYG; encoded by the coding sequence GTGAGCGCGCCCGCCGCGGAGCCGCTCGTCCTCGCCGTGAACCCGGGCGCCGGCTCGACCAAGCTCGCCCTCTTCCGCGGCGAGCACGAGCTGGTGGAGACGACGCTGCGCCACGCCGAGGAGGAGCTGCGGCGCTTCGCCCGCGTGGGCGACGAGCTCCCCTGGCGGCTCGCGGCGGCGCGCGGGTGGCTCGCCGGCCAGGCGCTCCGGCCCGGCGCGCTCGCGGCGGTGGTGGGGCGGGGCGGCCTCTTCAAGCCGGTCGCGAGCGGCACCTACCTCGTGGACGAGGCCATGCTGGCCGAGGCGGCGCGCGCCGCCCGCGGCGAGCACGCCGCCAACCTGGGCGCGCCGCTCTCGCACGCGCTCGCGGCCGAGCACGGCTGCCCCGCCTTCGTGGTGGACCCGGTCTCGGTGGACGAGCTCGCGCCGGTGGCGCGCTACTCCGGGCTGGCCGGCATCGAGCGGACGAGCCTCTGCCACGCGCTCAACATGCGGGCGGTGGCGCGCCGGCACGCCGCGGCCGGCGGGCGGCGCCTCGAGGAGCTGCGGCTGGTGGTGGCGCACCTCGGCACCGGCGCCTCGCTCTGCGCGCTCGAGGGCGGGCGGATGGTGGACGTCGTGAACCCGATGGACGAGGGCCCGTTCTCGGGCGACCGCGCGGGCGGGCTCCCCGCCACCGCGCTCCTCGCGCTGGCCTCCGCGCCGGGCGCCGACCTGGCCGCGCTGCGGCGGCGGCTGTTCGGCGACGGCGGGCTCTTCTCCTACCTCGGCACGCGCGACGTGCGCGAGGCGGCGGCGCGCGCCGCGGCGGGCGACGCGCGGGCCGGGGAGGTGCTGGCGGCGATGGCCTACCAGCTCGCGAAGGCGATCGGCGAGATGGCGGTGGCGCTGGCGGGCCGGGTGGACGCGGTGCTGCTCACCGGCGGCGCGGCGCGCTGCGAGCCGCTCGTCGAGGCGGTGAGGGCGCGGGCGGCCTTCGTCGCGCCGGTGATCACCTACCCGGGCGAGGACGAGCTGCGCGCGCTGGCGGAGGCGGCGCGCCGCGCGCTCACCGGGGAGGAGCCGGCGCGGCGTTACGGCTGA
- a CDS encoding phosphate acyltransferase encodes MRELVERAIQAGPGRVVVPGAEAESALDAAVEARRRGLAEPLLLGAAAAIRAGLAAAGEAPDAWAIEDVRDPAQAARRAVERVRAGEAEIILKGGLSTGELMRAVLDRERGLRAGRLVSDVLVTQAGVGEPRLLGVTDGGVNVAPTLAEKRAILENAVEVFHRLGVARPRVAALCALETVSPAMPHTAEAAELAALSARGELPGCEVFGPVALDGALSVEAARHKGLTHPAAGQADLLLVPAIEVGNALGKAFTWLAARPVAHVVWGALAPVLIPSRAEGAMDKLCSMALGVLVARGGR; translated from the coding sequence ATGCGCGAGCTCGTCGAGCGGGCCATCCAGGCCGGCCCGGGCCGCGTGGTCGTGCCCGGCGCCGAGGCGGAGAGCGCGCTCGACGCCGCGGTCGAGGCGCGCCGGCGCGGGCTGGCCGAGCCGCTCCTCCTCGGCGCCGCCGCCGCCATCCGCGCGGGGCTCGCCGCCGCGGGCGAGGCCCCGGACGCCTGGGCCATCGAGGACGTGCGGGATCCGGCCCAGGCGGCGCGCCGCGCCGTCGAGCGGGTCCGCGCCGGCGAGGCGGAGATCATCCTCAAGGGCGGGCTCTCGACCGGCGAGCTCATGCGCGCGGTGCTGGACCGGGAGCGGGGGCTCCGCGCCGGGCGCCTCGTCTCCGACGTGCTCGTCACCCAGGCCGGGGTGGGCGAGCCGAGGCTGCTCGGGGTGACGGACGGCGGCGTGAACGTGGCGCCGACCCTGGCCGAGAAGCGCGCCATCCTGGAGAACGCGGTGGAGGTGTTCCACCGGCTCGGGGTGGCGCGCCCCCGGGTGGCGGCGCTGTGCGCGCTCGAGACGGTCTCGCCCGCCATGCCCCACACCGCCGAGGCGGCGGAGCTGGCTGCGCTCTCCGCCCGCGGCGAGCTCCCGGGGTGCGAGGTCTTCGGGCCGGTGGCGCTCGACGGCGCGCTCTCGGTGGAGGCGGCGCGGCACAAGGGGCTCACGCACCCCGCCGCCGGGCAGGCGGACCTGCTGCTCGTGCCGGCCATCGAGGTCGGGAACGCGCTCGGGAAGGCGTTCACCTGGCTCGCCGCCCGCCCGGTGGCGCACGTGGTCTGGGGGGCGCTGGCGCCGGTGCTCATCCCGTCGAGGGCGGAGGGCGCGATGGACAAGCTGTGCTCGATGGCGCTCGGGGTGCTGGTGGCGCGGGGGGGCCGGTGA